Proteins from a single region of Vibrio sp. DW001:
- a CDS encoding DUF1439 domain-containing protein: MIIKTAKIMTLIFAALFIGGCASYSISEQDMTEYLQDSVVLEQSVGIENVMYAQVAVDDLKVKIGRSDAERVSIFANTRAQVQMFSMQNTELDLDIEFSAIPEYDQESGEIFLKSLRLEQFDDHSQQLTPEITKLLKPAVSMIGHALSQLPVYKLDGDQVQQALLKSAKPNLVIKNNKLVIELFD, from the coding sequence ATGATAATAAAAACAGCAAAAATAATGACATTAATATTCGCAGCCTTGTTCATTGGTGGTTGTGCTAGCTATAGCATCTCAGAACAAGATATGACTGAATATCTGCAAGATAGTGTGGTTCTTGAACAATCAGTGGGCATTGAGAATGTCATGTATGCACAAGTTGCCGTTGACGACCTGAAAGTAAAAATTGGTCGTTCAGATGCAGAGCGCGTCTCCATTTTTGCAAATACTCGTGCACAAGTGCAGATGTTCAGTATGCAGAATACAGAACTGGATCTTGATATCGAGTTTAGTGCGATTCCTGAATATGATCAGGAAAGCGGAGAGATATTTTTAAAATCGCTTCGTTTAGAGCAGTTTGATGACCATAGTCAGCAACTGACTCCTGAAATAACAAAGCTTCTAAAACCAGCGGTTTCAATGATTGGTCACGCGTTGTCTCAACTCCCTGTCTACAAGCTGGATGGGGACCAAGTTCAGCAAGCACTGCTTAAATCGGCGAAACCTAATTTGGTCATTAAGAATAACAAGCTAGTGATCGAGTTGTTTGATTAA
- a CDS encoding TIGR02450 family Trp-rich protein yields MNKINPKKLLNSKWTAVNPIKKEKHFLVTEVEIEGNEVVRCLIEAIISKRSQAINWNDLKNKENWLPGWK; encoded by the coding sequence GTGAATAAAATTAATCCAAAGAAATTACTTAATAGTAAATGGACAGCCGTTAATCCTATCAAAAAGGAAAAGCACTTTTTAGTCACGGAGGTAGAGATAGAAGGCAATGAAGTGGTGCGTTGTTTAATAGAAGCCATCATCTCTAAACGTTCACAGGCGATAAACTGGAACGATTTGAAAAACAAGGAGAATTGGCTTCCTGGTTGGAAATAG
- a CDS encoding DUF393 domain-containing protein, which produces MTQLTLFYDGTCPLCAKEMKALTKQDITKLIQTVDIYGDTFFNYPQIDAQQANTILHALDDKGQLLLGLDATHRAWQLVGRGWLYAPLRWRIIKPMADWCYLYFAQNRYRISFWLTGKSRCNKDSCSR; this is translated from the coding sequence ATGACGCAATTGACCCTATTTTATGACGGAACTTGCCCACTCTGCGCAAAAGAAATGAAGGCGCTTACAAAACAAGATATTACAAAGCTTATTCAGACCGTCGATATTTACGGTGATACTTTTTTCAATTATCCGCAAATTGATGCCCAACAAGCGAATACTATCTTGCACGCTCTAGACGATAAAGGACAATTATTACTCGGTTTGGATGCCACGCATCGTGCGTGGCAGTTAGTAGGGAGAGGCTGGCTCTATGCTCCACTTCGCTGGCGTATAATCAAGCCAATGGCCGATTGGTGTTACCTTTATTTTGCCCAAAACAGATATCGCATATCGTTTTGGTTAACGGGTAAATCTCGATGTAATAAGGACAGTTGTTCACGTTAG
- a CDS encoding cytochrome b/b6 domain-containing protein, which translates to MKWFANLVIQASLKADRLVVHIAAGIIIGCAFIARLILKLASPLIVSNSNENLHLDRIATWVHRTIYILVFSVALSGLGIAIQIDMQQILAFGETMPLSLSELPIRKIHGRLTTLLTIIIGLHVLAALFHQFVLKDRLLFRMWIGKKK; encoded by the coding sequence TTGAAATGGTTTGCCAATCTTGTCATACAGGCGTCTTTAAAGGCTGATAGATTAGTTGTTCACATCGCCGCAGGCATTATTATTGGTTGCGCCTTTATTGCCCGTCTCATCTTGAAACTCGCATCACCTTTAATAGTTAGCAATAGTAATGAAAATCTGCATTTAGATAGAATAGCGACATGGGTTCATAGAACCATCTATATTCTTGTCTTTAGCGTCGCTCTAAGCGGGCTAGGAATAGCAATTCAAATTGATATGCAACAGATACTTGCGTTCGGAGAAACGATGCCCTTGTCACTCTCTGAGCTACCGATAAGAAAGATTCACGGAAGATTAACCACTCTGTTAACCATTATTATTGGCCTGCATGTATTGGCCGCTCTATTTCATCAATTTGTTTTAAAAGACCGTCTATTATTTCGAATGTGGATTGGTAAGAAAAAATAG
- a CDS encoding MarR family transcriptional regulator, translated as MTIKKEGETFTQIVLEIFRVSGMLNAEGDEISEEYGLSSARWKVMGAIVTSEGLLTVPQIGRSMGQSRQATQRVVDIMANGGLLKWVVNPSHKRAKYVDLTEEGMRIYRLLDTKQRLWAMKGENILTEDELKQTLSALQKMARYFEN; from the coding sequence ATGACTATAAAAAAAGAAGGGGAAACCTTTACCCAAATTGTTTTGGAAATTTTTAGGGTAAGTGGAATGCTGAATGCCGAGGGTGATGAAATTTCAGAGGAATATGGACTGAGTAGTGCGAGATGGAAAGTTATGGGCGCTATCGTCACCTCTGAGGGATTACTGACTGTCCCTCAAATCGGGCGTTCTATGGGACAGAGTCGACAGGCGACACAACGTGTCGTTGATATAATGGCAAACGGTGGATTATTAAAATGGGTCGTTAACCCAAGCCACAAAAGGGCAAAATATGTAGATCTAACAGAAGAAGGAATGCGTATATATCGCCTGTTGGATACAAAGCAAAGACTGTGGGCAATGAAAGGGGAAAATATACTTACGGAGGATGAACTGAAGCAAACACTATCGGCACTTCAGAAAATGGCACGTTATTTTGAAAATTAA
- a CDS encoding YafY family protein, which translates to MSRSQRLFDLLQLLRCHKYPVSAEHLAHELNVSVRTIYRDIATLQTQSAEIEGEAGLGYVLKPTFMLPPLMFSLEELEALLLGADWVAKQAHGEFSGAVKNAIAKISAVLPVDHSAKRNEDVIRVASVIEVPHLTRELSDIKHAIQQQFKTKIIYVDAQGISSARIIWPILIGLFQQHYVLVAWCETKEAFRNFRLDRIEEWQTLEQKYRRARRDLLKEWQQKEGIGEKNVRY; encoded by the coding sequence ATGTCTAGAAGCCAACGACTCTTTGACTTACTCCAATTGCTGCGCTGTCATAAATACCCTGTCTCGGCTGAACATTTAGCTCATGAGCTAAATGTGAGTGTGCGTACTATCTACCGAGATATTGCCACACTACAAACGCAAAGCGCGGAGATTGAAGGCGAAGCAGGGCTTGGTTACGTATTAAAGCCGACGTTTATGTTACCGCCGCTGATGTTTTCATTGGAGGAGTTAGAAGCGCTCCTATTGGGCGCCGATTGGGTTGCCAAACAAGCACATGGCGAATTTAGTGGGGCAGTAAAAAATGCTATCGCAAAGATATCGGCGGTATTGCCTGTTGATCATAGTGCGAAGCGCAACGAAGATGTCATACGTGTGGCTTCTGTTATTGAAGTACCACATCTAACGAGAGAATTGTCTGACATTAAGCATGCTATCCAGCAACAATTTAAGACCAAAATTATCTATGTAGATGCGCAAGGCATCTCTAGCGCGCGGATAATCTGGCCTATTCTTATCGGTTTGTTTCAGCAGCATTATGTTTTGGTGGCTTGGTGTGAAACAAAAGAGGCATTTCGTAATTTCAGGCTTGATAGGATAGAAGAGTGGCAGACACTTGAACAAAAGTACCGACGTGCTCGTCGTGATTTATTGAAAGAGTGGCAGCAAAAGGAAGGCATTGGTGAGAAAAACGTGCGCTACTGA
- a CDS encoding VOC family protein, whose product MFKIDSFVLYVKDIETSKKFYTKTFECEGEVLSPTFVSFSLGEGVTIELKQLTQVLPLANIMGGGTELSLVVEDSKTLHELYDQWKTKEVNFLQTPTKLVFGLTFVAIDPDGHRIRVFTQNL is encoded by the coding sequence ATGTTTAAGATCGATTCGTTTGTTCTCTATGTCAAAGACATTGAAACCAGTAAGAAATTCTATACGAAAACCTTTGAATGTGAAGGAGAGGTTTTATCACCAACGTTCGTTTCTTTTTCCTTAGGAGAGGGTGTCACCATTGAGTTAAAGCAACTTACGCAAGTGTTACCTTTAGCTAACATCATGGGTGGAGGGACAGAGTTATCCTTGGTGGTCGAAGATTCAAAAACATTGCACGAGCTTTACGACCAATGGAAAACCAAAGAGGTAAATTTCCTTCAAACGCCTACAAAGTTGGTTTTTGGTCTGACATTTGTTGCCATTGATCCTGATGGACATCGGATTCGGGTGTTTACACAAAACCTCTAA
- a CDS encoding TetR/AcrR family transcriptional regulator, translating to MRIAEFDREKVLRSAMTSFMDKGYSKTSMQDLKRATGLHPGSIYCAFENKRGLFLAAIDQYHQDRITEFTGFFSGQRSVLIELKSYLDHIVVECQSCDASRACLLTKALNEVTEKDDEVHSIITLHLANWQQAITQVLQRAIDLKEMSNDREADARAHYLMMGIYGLRTFAHTHPQGDTITQLAEQLYQDVCR from the coding sequence ATGCGAATTGCAGAGTTTGATAGAGAGAAAGTACTACGATCTGCCATGACCTCCTTTATGGATAAAGGTTACAGCAAGACCAGTATGCAAGATCTAAAAAGGGCCACCGGTTTACACCCTGGTTCTATCTATTGTGCGTTCGAGAATAAAAGGGGTCTCTTCTTAGCGGCAATAGACCAGTATCATCAGGATAGAATTACAGAATTCACTGGTTTTTTTTCAGGTCAACGTTCGGTGCTTATTGAGCTTAAGTCCTATCTAGATCATATCGTTGTAGAGTGCCAAAGCTGCGATGCCTCCCGGGCATGTTTATTGACTAAAGCATTGAACGAAGTCACTGAAAAAGACGATGAAGTACATAGCATTATCACTCTTCATCTGGCTAACTGGCAGCAAGCGATTACTCAGGTTTTGCAAAGGGCTATTGATCTGAAAGAGATGAGCAACGACCGCGAGGCCGATGCTCGCGCTCATTATCTGATGATGGGGATATATGGTTTAAGAACATTCGCTCATACTCATCCTCAAGGGGATACTATAACGCAGCTTGCCGAACAGCTTTATCAAGACGTGTGTCGATAA
- a CDS encoding alkene reductase, producing the protein MTDNLFQTYALNKTLSLKNRIIMAPLTRCMADDDLIPTQDMADYYGRRGEAGLIISEAVIIRPDGQGYPNTPGLFTPAQIDGWRTVTNAVHQNGGKIFAQLWHTGRVAHPHFYQSTGSQDVMAPSAVGVEGSVPRMRELTYQIPKAITADDITQLVSDFSQAAANAIDAGFDGVEIHGANGYLIDQFLHHDSNRRIDEYGQTPENMSRFALEVVDAIVARVGNERTALRVSPGAYFNMAGDSRDRDVFDYLVPELEKRDLAFLHIGVFDDAMEFEYLGGRASNYVRSIYNKTLVGVGSFTAETGSDAIAKDRFDLLAIGRPFIANPDYVERVRTGKDLVEYSDEMLTSLI; encoded by the coding sequence ATGACTGATAACCTATTTCAAACTTATGCTCTCAATAAAACTTTATCTTTAAAAAATCGTATTATCATGGCACCACTGACTCGTTGCATGGCGGATGATGACCTAATACCAACTCAAGATATGGCCGATTATTATGGTCGTCGAGGCGAAGCAGGGTTAATCATTTCAGAGGCAGTCATCATACGACCTGATGGCCAAGGTTATCCTAATACGCCCGGTTTATTTACTCCGGCTCAAATCGACGGCTGGAGAACGGTGACAAATGCAGTACATCAAAATGGCGGCAAAATTTTTGCCCAACTTTGGCACACGGGCCGCGTGGCACATCCTCATTTTTATCAATCAACAGGCAGTCAGGACGTGATGGCACCCTCAGCCGTCGGGGTTGAAGGTAGTGTCCCTAGAATGCGTGAATTAACGTATCAAATACCTAAGGCTATAACCGCTGACGACATTACTCAGTTAGTAAGCGATTTTTCCCAAGCAGCAGCTAACGCGATTGATGCCGGTTTTGATGGCGTTGAAATTCACGGTGCTAACGGCTACTTAATTGATCAGTTCTTACATCATGACAGTAACCGCCGTATTGATGAATATGGACAGACACCTGAAAATATGTCGCGTTTTGCACTTGAAGTAGTGGACGCTATTGTTGCTCGTGTTGGCAATGAAAGAACGGCACTACGAGTATCACCCGGTGCCTATTTCAATATGGCTGGCGACAGTCGTGATCGTGATGTCTTCGACTATCTTGTCCCTGAGCTTGAGAAACGTGATTTGGCTTTTTTACATATCGGCGTTTTTGATGATGCGATGGAGTTTGAATATCTAGGTGGTCGCGCTTCAAACTATGTTCGCAGCATCTATAACAAGACGTTAGTAGGCGTAGGCAGTTTCACAGCAGAAACAGGCAGTGACGCTATCGCGAAGGATAGATTTGACCTGCTTGCGATTGGGCGACCATTTATTGCTAACCCTGATTATGTTGAGCGCGTTCGTACTGGGAAAGACCTTGTTGAGTACTCAGATGAGATGCTGACTAGCTTGATATGA
- a CDS encoding dihydrofolate reductase family protein has translation MKCSVYIATSVDGFIAKKDGNVDWLHTTGNLDADLGEHADMGMTEYMASIDCMIMGRKCMEMISSMNLTPEDWFYGDTRIIVLSNTLKNPPVNMRDKVEMYFGDLTALISRLEKEDHHHAYIDGGATIQAFINLQLINEMTITRIPVLLGEGISLFGKTFKDIQLEQAQAITFANDFVQEKYTVNYQ, from the coding sequence ATGAAATGTTCTGTATATATCGCAACAAGTGTTGATGGCTTTATTGCCAAAAAAGATGGCAATGTAGATTGGTTACATACCACTGGTAATCTTGATGCAGATTTGGGTGAACATGCGGACATGGGTATGACTGAATACATGGCATCTATTGATTGCATGATCATGGGTCGAAAATGCATGGAGATGATTTCAAGCATGAACCTAACACCAGAAGATTGGTTCTACGGCGATACGCGTATTATTGTACTGAGTAACACGTTGAAAAACCCACCCGTTAATATGAGGGACAAAGTAGAGATGTATTTCGGTGATCTTACCGCCTTAATATCGCGACTTGAAAAAGAAGACCATCATCATGCTTACATTGATGGCGGTGCAACCATCCAAGCCTTCATTAATCTTCAATTAATCAACGAAATGACTATTACCCGTATACCCGTGTTGTTAGGCGAAGGTATTTCACTGTTCGGTAAAACATTTAAGGATATACAGTTAGAGCAAGCGCAAGCGATCACCTTTGCGAATGACTTTGTGCAAGAGAAGTATACGGTTAATTACCAGTAA
- a CDS encoding helix-turn-helix domain-containing protein, producing MTVKDKKRGRPKGTSNKLSARSILDMAKRLMQDEGKIPSIRKLASSLGVDAMAIYYYFSNKNTLLEAVTVSLIEDIYEPKVNDNWKQELTELSTSYLTLLDNYPGLLETLLSMDASGPAQVFIDRFNDVIKPLNLDDESRTNALNLLVDYLHGYALALNNKNAKVDLNVDMLIGPLNFYCIALENIQ from the coding sequence ATGACTGTCAAGGATAAAAAAAGAGGTCGCCCAAAAGGTACGAGTAACAAATTGAGTGCACGATCTATTTTGGATATGGCAAAACGTTTAATGCAAGACGAAGGCAAAATTCCGAGTATTCGTAAATTGGCATCAAGTTTAGGTGTTGATGCCATGGCCATTTATTATTATTTCAGCAATAAAAATACCTTACTAGAAGCCGTTACGGTTTCTCTGATAGAAGATATCTATGAGCCAAAAGTGAATGACAATTGGAAGCAGGAGCTAACAGAGCTTTCCACGAGCTATCTCACATTACTTGATAATTATCCAGGATTACTGGAAACATTACTTTCTATGGATGCGTCAGGCCCTGCCCAGGTGTTTATTGACCGATTTAATGACGTGATTAAACCGTTGAACCTTGATGATGAATCGAGAACAAACGCGCTCAATTTGTTGGTGGATTATCTCCATGGGTATGCCTTAGCGTTAAACAACAAAAACGCTAAGGTCGACTTGAATGTCGATATGCTGATAGGGCCGCTTAATTTCTACTGTATTGCTCTAGAGAATATTCAATAA
- a CDS encoding TetR/AcrR family transcriptional regulator, which translates to MNKMNKMNKTDKKAVGRPIDDEKTQKVFEAIDNILANDGISKLSIERIAKTAEISKATLYRRFRNLKGVLNTYVETFTSDALAPLLQDIKENVKDPVDLERLLIKLGTNLMQLITQPRVIAFDNAMLSAGVEYSEFKQDLFKKGPQNAVRQIGNVLEQAGIVSGFFDSYRLGDILFHIWRSGVYDNARVSGQIAMNSKQLDQHITLGTQFFLTKLI; encoded by the coding sequence ATGAACAAAATGAACAAAATGAACAAAACGGACAAAAAGGCCGTAGGCCGTCCTATCGATGATGAGAAGACACAAAAAGTGTTCGAAGCCATAGACAACATATTGGCAAACGATGGCATATCAAAACTCTCCATAGAACGAATTGCTAAAACCGCAGAGATATCGAAAGCAACGTTATATCGCCGCTTTCGTAATCTTAAAGGGGTATTAAATACTTACGTCGAGACCTTTACCAGTGATGCTCTTGCCCCACTTTTACAAGATATAAAAGAGAACGTAAAAGACCCTGTAGATCTAGAACGGCTATTGATAAAGCTAGGCACAAATCTGATGCAACTCATTACTCAGCCTAGAGTGATTGCTTTTGATAACGCGATGCTTTCTGCCGGTGTGGAGTATTCAGAATTTAAGCAAGATTTGTTTAAGAAAGGCCCACAAAATGCAGTCCGTCAAATTGGTAATGTACTTGAACAGGCGGGAATAGTGTCGGGTTTCTTCGATAGCTATCGCTTAGGCGATATTTTATTCCATATTTGGCGCAGTGGGGTTTATGACAACGCGAGGGTTTCCGGACAAATTGCAATGAATAGCAAGCAACTCGATCAACATATAACATTAGGCACTCAGTTTTTCTTAACCAAGTTAATTTAG
- a CDS encoding SDR family oxidoreductase, which translates to MNKPNTRILVAGATGYLGSHIVNELLKQEADFKALARRRSKLVKMGLIDKQIEIAQVTEMSTLKGCCNDIDVVISCVGITRQKDGLSFMDVDFQANLNLLEEAEKSGVKKFIYVSAFNAPKYRRVRLLNAKERFSDRLLASIKLTPCVVRPNGYYSDLEEFYSMAKSGRAYVFGQGDVKLNPIHGEDLAQFCIDVVERDEREYDIGGPDVLSVNEIAELAFWAQNKMPKITFLPDWIRTISLFFAAKLPEKLTGSAEFFLTVMEKDMIAPIYGHRKLCDHFQDIFHKETPLLDESKHERKNKFH; encoded by the coding sequence ATGAATAAACCAAATACTCGTATCTTGGTCGCTGGTGCGACGGGTTACTTAGGAAGTCACATTGTTAATGAATTACTTAAACAAGAGGCAGACTTTAAAGCTCTGGCGAGGCGTCGTTCTAAACTGGTCAAGATGGGGCTCATTGATAAGCAAATTGAGATCGCCCAAGTAACGGAGATGAGTACTTTAAAGGGGTGTTGCAACGATATTGATGTTGTGATTTCGTGCGTTGGCATTACTCGTCAAAAGGATGGGTTGAGTTTTATGGACGTTGACTTTCAAGCCAATCTTAACCTATTAGAAGAAGCGGAAAAATCAGGTGTCAAAAAATTCATCTATGTCTCTGCTTTTAATGCTCCAAAATATCGGCGTGTTCGGCTTCTTAACGCGAAAGAGCGTTTTTCTGACAGGCTACTTGCCTCCATTAAGTTAACCCCTTGTGTGGTAAGACCCAATGGCTATTACTCTGATCTAGAAGAATTTTATTCTATGGCAAAATCCGGTCGAGCTTATGTTTTTGGTCAAGGTGATGTGAAACTAAATCCCATTCATGGTGAAGACTTAGCGCAATTCTGCATAGATGTAGTCGAAAGAGATGAACGTGAGTATGACATTGGAGGACCTGATGTTCTATCCGTGAATGAGATAGCAGAGCTCGCGTTTTGGGCTCAGAATAAGATGCCCAAAATTACTTTTTTGCCTGATTGGATAAGAACAATATCTTTGTTTTTTGCCGCAAAGCTTCCTGAGAAATTAACGGGTTCCGCGGAGTTTTTCCTGACTGTGATGGAAAAGGACATGATTGCACCTATCTATGGACACCGAAAATTATGTGATCACTTTCAAGACATTTTTCACAAAGAAACACCATTATTAGATGAGTCGAAACACGAGCGGAAAAATAAGTTTCATTGA
- a CDS encoding YdcH family protein, whose product MLNENHAFILDFPDLKLDIVQLNHDDPIFKADLQQYHELDYSIRQLEIVGSPIDDDNMHELKLQRMALKDSLYKQLTKHHEQVKE is encoded by the coding sequence ATGCTAAATGAAAACCATGCCTTTATCTTAGATTTTCCTGATCTTAAATTAGACATTGTTCAGCTTAACCACGACGATCCAATATTCAAAGCCGATCTTCAGCAATATCATGAACTGGACTACAGTATCCGCCAGCTAGAGATAGTAGGGAGTCCAATTGATGATGACAATATGCATGAGCTAAAGCTTCAACGTATGGCGCTAAAAGACAGCTTATATAAGCAGCTAACCAAACATCATGAGCAGGTAAAAGAGTAA
- a CDS encoding ABC transporter transmembrane domain-containing protein, whose product MQANDTRNAEISTSTSNGETKKLTVLFELIRFIRPYKGRVVLALIALLFTAGIMLSVGQGVRFLIDGGFAQNSLSELKKAIIFLLTITVFIAAGTYSRFYLVSWLGERVSADIRLAVFNHVITLHPSYFETNGSGDIMSRITTDTTLLQSIIGSSFSMAMRSALMFVGTLVMLFATNIKLTLVVMAIVPLILIPILVYGRRVRALSRLSQDSMSNVGSYAGEAIEHIKTVQSYTRENEERVTFANEVEKAFAIGKQRVQHRSILVAGVIIIVFGAITGMLWVGGSDVIHGTMSGGDLGAFVFYSIILASSLATISEVLGELQRAAGATERLVEILQVKSHILPPVKDTLKAADFSTEIAFEEVTFHYPSRPDQSATNQLSLAAKKGKVLALVGPSGAGKTTLFELLQRFYDPQSGKVTLGGIDIKELDPKDLREQMALVPQHPALFSSDVFHNIRYGKPDATDQEVIEAAKKAHAHEFIVNLPEGYHSFLGEKGVRLSGGQRQRIAIARAILKNPTILLLDEATSALDSESEHHVQQALEELMRNRTTLIIAHRLSTIQHADQIAVLENGRLVEMGDHNALMGSCSLYQRLVELQFKHLN is encoded by the coding sequence ATGCAAGCCAACGACACAAGAAACGCCGAAATATCAACATCCACATCAAACGGCGAAACAAAAAAACTCACTGTTTTATTCGAACTCATTCGATTCATCCGTCCTTATAAAGGTCGCGTCGTTCTCGCTCTCATCGCCTTACTATTTACCGCAGGGATTATGCTATCGGTAGGACAAGGCGTGCGGTTTCTCATTGATGGTGGTTTTGCACAGAACTCGCTAAGTGAGCTTAAGAAAGCCATTATCTTTTTGCTTACCATTACGGTCTTTATTGCTGCAGGAACCTACTCCCGTTTTTATCTTGTCTCCTGGCTTGGCGAACGAGTCAGCGCCGACATACGCTTGGCCGTTTTCAATCACGTTATTACTCTGCACCCAAGCTATTTTGAAACCAATGGCAGTGGCGATATCATGTCACGCATCACAACGGACACGACTTTACTCCAGAGCATTATCGGCTCATCATTTTCCATGGCAATGCGCAGTGCGCTTATGTTTGTCGGCACGTTGGTCATGTTGTTTGCAACCAATATTAAGCTCACTCTTGTGGTGATGGCGATTGTCCCACTGATACTTATCCCTATCCTTGTATATGGTCGACGCGTACGAGCGTTATCTAGACTGAGCCAAGATTCTATGTCGAATGTTGGCAGCTATGCAGGCGAAGCTATCGAGCATATAAAAACAGTACAAAGCTATACCCGTGAAAACGAGGAGCGCGTAACGTTCGCCAACGAAGTGGAGAAAGCATTTGCCATTGGTAAGCAGCGAGTTCAACATCGGTCTATATTAGTCGCTGGTGTAATTATTATTGTCTTTGGCGCGATAACAGGCATGTTATGGGTCGGAGGTAGTGACGTCATTCACGGAACAATGTCTGGTGGTGATTTAGGTGCATTCGTCTTCTACTCGATTATTCTTGCCTCATCACTAGCGACAATCTCTGAAGTACTCGGTGAGCTGCAGCGAGCAGCAGGAGCAACTGAACGCTTGGTTGAGATATTACAGGTGAAAAGCCATATCTTGCCACCGGTCAAAGACACATTGAAAGCGGCCGACTTCAGCACCGAAATAGCCTTTGAAGAGGTGACATTTCATTACCCGTCACGGCCAGATCAGTCTGCTACTAACCAATTGTCCTTGGCGGCTAAAAAAGGGAAAGTATTAGCACTCGTCGGCCCATCTGGAGCGGGAAAAACCACACTGTTTGAACTACTACAACGGTTCTACGACCCGCAATCGGGTAAGGTCACACTTGGTGGAATCGATATCAAAGAGCTCGATCCTAAAGATCTACGTGAACAGATGGCGTTAGTTCCTCAACACCCCGCTCTCTTTAGCAGCGATGTGTTTCACAATATTCGTTACGGAAAACCTGACGCAACAGACCAAGAAGTGATTGAAGCGGCAAAAAAAGCACATGCTCACGAATTCATCGTCAACTTACCCGAGGGCTACCACAGCTTTCTTGGTGAGAAAGGCGTTCGATTATCTGGTGGACAGCGTCAACGTATTGCTATCGCAAGAGCAATACTAAAAAATCCAACTATTTTGTTGCTCGATGAGGCCACATCAGCCCTTGATAGTGAGAGTGAACATCATGTCCAACAAGCACTAGAAGAGTTAATGAGAAATAGAACAACCCTGATCATTGCTCACCGACTATCAACTATTCAGCACGCGGATCAGATTGCCGTATTAGAAAATGGCAGACTGGTGGAAATGGGAGATCACAATGCACTCATGGGAAGCTGTTCGCTGTATCAAAGGTTGGTTGAACTGCAGTTTAAACACCTAAATTAA
- a CDS encoding DUF3316 domain-containing protein, translated as MKKIITLTAGLLLASSAFASVQTTHSETSVISTFYQTKAEALDAGFDITDSLQSMTKSQLRNKLPTYASNGVRDIAIDDTQVSVEEFAVTRGEIQYRAVVNVDYHFDAKERD; from the coding sequence ATGAAAAAAATTATTACTCTTACTGCCGGTTTACTCCTTGCTTCTTCAGCGTTCGCTTCTGTTCAAACGACGCACAGCGAAACATCGGTTATTTCCACATTTTATCAAACCAAAGCTGAAGCACTAGACGCTGGTTTTGATATCACAGATTCATTACAAAGCATGACCAAAAGTCAGCTGCGTAATAAACTACCAACTTATGCATCCAATGGCGTTCGCGATATCGCTATCGACGATACACAAGTTTCCGTTGAAGAGTTTGCCGTTACGCGTGGTGAGATCCAATATCGTGCTGTTGTTAACGTAGATTATCACTTCGATGCAAAAGAAAGAGACTAA
- a CDS encoding DUF3316 domain-containing protein: MKKLIAITAGLLVASSAFASVHTTYNETSVSTANFQTKAEAFDAGFDITDSLQAMTQTQLRNELPTINESNVRNVALEGTEVKVEEVAVARGDVQYRAVIAVDYSFDSKERD, from the coding sequence ATGAAAAAATTAATTGCTATTACTGCTGGTCTACTCGTTGCTTCTTCTGCATTCGCTTCAGTACACACAACGTACAACGAAACATCCGTTTCAACGGCAAATTTCCAGACGAAAGCAGAAGCGTTTGATGCAGGTTTTGACATCACCGATTCTCTTCAAGCCATGACACAAACTCAACTTCGTAATGAGTTACCTACTATTAATGAAAGTAATGTTCGCAATGTCGCACTTGAAGGAACCGAAGTAAAAGTAGAAGAAGTTGCGGTTGCTCGCGGTGACGTTCAATACCGTGCAGTTATTGCTGTGGACTACAGCTTCGACTCAAAAGAAAGAGATTAA